A single genomic interval of Alphaproteobacteria bacterium harbors:
- a CDS encoding ABC transporter ATP-binding protein, which translates to MLRVEGLGLALPDRTVRAGFGPRPMLDILTDVDFSLGRGETMGLVGESGSGKTSLGRTLLRLYRPTAGRILFDGIDITGLDEEALRPLRARMQIIFQDPLSALNPRQRIGSIVTRPLAAFGRLPSRAAKREAAARLLTQVGLPAAFATRFPHELSGGQRQRVGIARAIALEPELVVADEIVSGLDVSSQAQILALLRRLRQELGLALIFISHDLSVVRVLCDRVMVLYRGVVVEHGRCADVFARPQHPYTRRLLAAAPLPDVDPGWIERVEVVDEA; encoded by the coding sequence ATGCTGCGGGTCGAAGGGCTGGGCCTCGCCCTGCCCGACCGCACGGTGCGCGCCGGCTTCGGCCCGCGCCCGATGCTCGACATCCTGACCGACGTCGACTTCAGCCTGGGCCGCGGCGAGACGATGGGCCTGGTCGGCGAATCCGGCTCAGGCAAGACCTCGCTCGGCCGTACGCTGCTGCGGCTGTACCGCCCCACCGCCGGGCGTATCCTGTTCGATGGTATCGATATCACCGGGCTCGACGAGGAGGCGCTGCGGCCGCTGCGGGCGCGGATGCAGATCATCTTCCAGGATCCGCTGTCGGCGCTGAACCCGCGCCAGCGCATCGGCAGCATCGTGACCCGCCCGCTCGCCGCCTTCGGCCGGCTGCCGTCGCGCGCGGCGAAGCGCGAGGCGGCGGCGCGGCTGCTGACCCAGGTCGGCCTGCCGGCCGCGTTCGCCACGCGCTTTCCGCACGAGCTGTCCGGCGGCCAGCGCCAGCGCGTCGGCATCGCCCGCGCCATCGCTCTGGAACCGGAACTGGTGGTCGCCGACGAGATCGTCTCCGGCCTCGACGTTTCCAGCCAGGCGCAGATCCTGGCACTGCTGCGCCGGCTGCGGCAGGAACTGGGGCTGGCGCTGATCTTCATCAGCCACGACCTCTCGGTGGTGCGGGTGCTGTGCGACCGGGTGATGGTGCTGTACCGCGGCGTGGTGGTCGAGCACGGGCGCTGCGCCGACGTATTCGCCCGCCCGCAGCACCCCTATACCCGCCGGCTGCTCGCCGCCGCCCCGCTGCCCGACGTCGACCCCGGTTGGATCGAGCGCGTCGAGGTCGTCGACGAGGCATAA